One part of the Natronorubrum sediminis genome encodes these proteins:
- the cmk gene encoding (d)CMP kinase: protein MATDTSTSDEIETTLFITVSGPPGCGATTLCERLADAMGCPYVSGGDIFRELADDRELSLNQLTAQADTSADIDRAIDQRLQQIAEKWGMANKPFILESRLAGWLAGERADLRIWLDAPEAVRLERIADRVETEAEMRVREVSEAGRYQSYYEIDIDDRELYDLNINTARWSKRGVFELVRTAIEEYDPDADEGAFSTPDVNP, encoded by the coding sequence ATGGCCACGGATACATCCACCTCGGACGAGATCGAGACGACACTCTTCATCACGGTCTCTGGGCCGCCGGGGTGTGGCGCGACGACGCTCTGTGAGCGTCTCGCGGACGCGATGGGCTGTCCGTACGTCTCCGGCGGCGATATCTTCCGCGAACTCGCGGACGATCGGGAGCTGAGCCTCAACCAGTTGACGGCCCAGGCCGACACCTCCGCGGACATCGACCGCGCGATCGATCAGCGCCTCCAGCAGATCGCCGAAAAGTGGGGCATGGCGAACAAACCGTTCATCCTCGAGTCCCGCCTCGCGGGCTGGCTCGCCGGCGAACGCGCCGACCTCCGCATCTGGCTCGACGCACCAGAAGCGGTTCGCCTCGAGCGAATCGCCGACCGCGTCGAAACCGAAGCCGAGATGCGGGTACGCGAGGTCAGCGAAGCCGGCCGGTATCAGTCGTACTACGAAATCGATATCGACGACCGCGAACTCTACGATCTCAACATCAACACGGCGCGCTGGAGTAAACGCGGCGTCTTCGAACTCGTCCGGACGGCGATCGAAGAGTACGATCCGGATGCCGACGAAGGGGCATTTTCGACGCCGGACGTGAATCCGTGA
- the guaB gene encoding IMP dehydrogenase, with the protein MANDIPEQEPYSEKLRVPEALTFDDVLLRPKESRVEPDDADLTAHVSRNVEVSVPILSAAMDTVTESGMAIAMARHGGLGVLHRNMNVDQMVEEIERVKSADELIIPLDSVVTADPEMTVREVDERMAREGVGGAPVVNTNGEVLGIISSTDIRPHLEVNEDDEVTAAMTDEVITASDDIDPRDAFDLMYEHKIERVPVVDDENLLVGLVTMQGILQRREYQEAVRDDDGRLRCGVAVSPFEHERATAADEAGADVLFIDTAHAHNLNVIDGAREIKESVDADVVVGNVGTREAAADLVDFADGIKVGIGPGSICTTRVVSGSGMPQITAVAQVADVASEHDIPVIADGGIRYSGDAIKAIAAGANAVMLGSYFAGTDEAPGRVVTMNGKKYKQYRGMGSVGAMKSGDSDRYLKDEPDEDDEYVPEGVEAATPYKGTLKSELHQLAGGMQSGMGYVGAATIPEFKQRSEFVRVSSAGQAESHAHDVVITDEAPNYSPDSD; encoded by the coding sequence ATGGCGAACGACATCCCTGAGCAGGAGCCTTATTCTGAAAAATTACGGGTACCGGAGGCGCTAACGTTCGACGATGTCCTCTTGCGGCCCAAAGAGAGTCGTGTCGAACCAGACGACGCGGACCTCACCGCACACGTTTCGAGGAACGTCGAGGTGTCGGTGCCGATTCTCTCGGCGGCCATGGACACCGTCACGGAAAGTGGCATGGCCATCGCGATGGCTCGACACGGCGGACTCGGCGTCCTCCACCGGAACATGAACGTCGACCAGATGGTCGAAGAGATCGAGCGCGTCAAGAGCGCGGATGAACTCATCATCCCCCTCGATTCGGTCGTCACCGCGGACCCAGAGATGACGGTCCGTGAAGTCGACGAACGGATGGCACGAGAGGGCGTCGGCGGCGCACCGGTCGTGAACACGAACGGCGAAGTGTTGGGAATCATCTCGAGTACGGACATCCGGCCCCACCTCGAGGTCAACGAGGACGACGAAGTCACGGCGGCGATGACCGACGAGGTCATCACGGCGTCTGACGATATCGATCCACGCGACGCGTTCGACCTGATGTACGAACACAAGATCGAGCGCGTCCCAGTCGTCGACGACGAGAACCTTCTCGTCGGCCTCGTGACGATGCAGGGAATCCTCCAGCGCCGGGAGTACCAGGAAGCGGTCCGCGACGACGACGGCCGACTCCGCTGTGGCGTCGCCGTCAGTCCCTTCGAGCACGAACGGGCGACCGCCGCGGACGAGGCGGGTGCGGACGTGTTGTTCATCGACACTGCCCATGCGCACAACCTGAACGTCATCGACGGCGCTCGAGAGATCAAGGAGTCCGTCGACGCGGACGTCGTCGTCGGGAACGTCGGGACGCGCGAAGCGGCGGCGGACCTCGTCGACTTCGCGGACGGAATCAAAGTCGGCATCGGACCGGGGTCGATCTGTACGACGCGAGTCGTCTCCGGTTCGGGGATGCCCCAGATCACGGCGGTCGCACAGGTCGCAGACGTGGCGAGTGAACACGACATTCCGGTGATCGCCGACGGCGGTATCCGCTACTCCGGCGACGCCATTAAAGCGATTGCCGCCGGCGCGAACGCCGTCATGCTCGGCTCGTACTTCGCGGGGACCGACGAGGCCCCTGGACGCGTCGTGACGATGAACGGCAAGAAGTACAAACAGTACCGCGGCATGGGCAGCGTCGGCGCGATGAAATCCGGCGACAGCGACCGATACCTCAAGGACGAACCGGACGAAGACGACGAGTACGTGCCGGAGGGTGTCGAGGCCGCGACGCCGTACAAGGGCACGCTCAAGTCCGAACTCCACCAACTTGCAGGCGGGATGCAATCGGGTATGGGTTACGTTGGTGCGGCGACGATTCCCGAGTTCAAACAACGCAGCGAGTTCGTCCGCGTCTCCTCGGCCGGGCAGGCCGAGAGCCACGCCCACGACGTCGTTATCACCGACGAAGCCCCGAACTACTCGCCCGACAGCGACTGA
- a CDS encoding DUF5794 domain-containing protein: MSTSRHPVALRLEGFVGGDTRLLALVMMLPLIDGVFPALILAGALDDPLGAVQVGLLIFGGSATVAVILAEMTGGPREQAMIVLLVGIPLIVLAAIQAALAPAIGSVLDIVIFERFAALVIVAIAAKTASATIGDYLPNPMVIIGLGLVASIDPNGAAFTVMDDPALVANATLAAVVGVAFALAIALSGPYLRECMDIDRFRFGSAVALGLLPLSMLGMAFGQAPLAALIVAGVFAIDLPLDSSDDANDATDGDSPTSSLGALTDGGDSDSEFDLETEANEDDGDSDPGPYPGDDSTDTNGRAPWL; this comes from the coding sequence ATGAGTACCTCACGACACCCGGTTGCCCTTCGCCTCGAGGGATTCGTCGGTGGTGACACCCGCTTATTAGCGCTCGTAATGATGCTCCCGCTCATCGACGGGGTGTTTCCGGCGTTAATCCTTGCGGGTGCACTCGACGATCCGTTAGGAGCCGTCCAGGTCGGTCTGTTGATCTTCGGCGGAAGTGCAACGGTCGCCGTCATTCTCGCCGAGATGACCGGCGGACCCCGCGAGCAAGCGATGATCGTCCTGCTGGTGGGCATCCCACTCATCGTGCTCGCGGCAATACAGGCGGCCCTCGCGCCGGCGATCGGAAGCGTCCTCGACATCGTCATCTTCGAGCGATTCGCAGCACTCGTCATCGTCGCCATCGCAGCCAAGACGGCGAGCGCGACGATCGGTGACTACCTCCCGAACCCGATGGTCATCATCGGCCTCGGACTCGTCGCCAGTATCGATCCAAACGGGGCCGCATTCACCGTCATGGACGACCCTGCACTCGTCGCAAACGCCACCCTCGCTGCGGTCGTCGGCGTGGCGTTCGCACTCGCCATCGCCCTCAGCGGCCCGTACCTGCGCGAGTGCATGGACATCGATCGCTTCCGCTTCGGTAGCGCCGTCGCACTCGGCTTGCTCCCCCTCTCGATGCTCGGGATGGCCTTCGGACAGGCCCCGCTGGCCGCCCTCATCGTCGCGGGCGTATTCGCCATCGACCTCCCACTCGACTCGAGCGACGACGCGAACGATGCCACCGACGGTGATTCACCGACCTCGAGTCTGGGTGCGCTCACCGACGGCGGCGACTCGGATTCGGAGTTCGATCTCGAGACGGAAGCGAACGAGGACGACGGTGACTCGGACCCCGGCCCCTACCCCGGAGACGACTCGACCGACACCAACGGGCGCGCCCCGTGGCTCTAA
- a CDS encoding DUF7563 family protein, with translation MVCVTTAPWPSTGTESTCRHCGSYVTDQFGRVFGDGDDRVHRCRHCDSYRRIQRGSAAGIAVGVPDPETTPGHHGGGSDV, from the coding sequence GTGGTCTGCGTGACGACCGCGCCCTGGCCGTCGACTGGAACTGAGTCGACGTGCCGCCATTGCGGGTCGTACGTCACCGACCAATTCGGCCGTGTGTTCGGTGACGGCGACGATCGCGTTCACCGCTGTCGCCACTGCGATTCCTACCGGCGCATCCAGCGCGGCTCTGCAGCTGGGATAGCGGTCGGCGTTCCAGATCCAGAGACGACACCCGGCCACCACGGGGGTGGGTCGGATGTCTGA
- a CDS encoding J domain-containing protein, with translation MSERLEWPAGFERTPTDDQTRNRNFDVSLSQAFDDLEAELSRLEVDSFRYSFDANQRKSDQRPYSRANPDSPAFVLRWSMSGEQYAVACDRFSRLRDNVRTVGLYVREKRKMEQRPVVTGESEFANARLPPADDEPIAAREPPHEILDVDSNASASEVRRAFREQVKDAHPDNGGSSAEFQRLTAAKEALTTEDGGSR, from the coding sequence ATGTCTGAGCGCCTCGAGTGGCCTGCCGGATTCGAGCGAACGCCGACGGACGACCAAACACGGAATCGGAACTTCGATGTCTCGCTGTCGCAGGCGTTCGACGATCTCGAGGCGGAACTCTCGCGCCTCGAGGTCGACAGTTTCCGCTACTCGTTCGACGCCAACCAGCGAAAGAGCGACCAGCGGCCGTACTCGCGAGCGAACCCCGACAGTCCTGCGTTTGTGCTTCGCTGGAGTATGAGCGGCGAGCAGTACGCCGTTGCCTGTGACCGGTTCTCGCGGCTCCGCGACAACGTGCGCACCGTCGGGCTGTACGTCCGCGAGAAGCGTAAGATGGAACAGCGGCCAGTCGTCACCGGCGAGTCCGAGTTCGCGAACGCGCGACTCCCACCGGCCGACGACGAACCGATTGCGGCTCGCGAACCACCACACGAAATTTTGGACGTCGATTCGAACGCGAGTGCTTCCGAGGTTCGGCGTGCCTTCCGCGAGCAGGTCAAAGACGCCCATCCCGACAACGGCGGGAGTTCGGCTGAATTCCAGCGTCTCACGGCTGCAAAAGAGGCCCTGACGACCGAGGACGGTGGTTCACGATGA
- a CDS encoding DUF7845 domain-containing protein: MNADHPATAAHEIRGYLTYSDYGDSPYWQWGKVVAAFDGGRKDINLELDGERWVVSVGYQNGGLEPRPSDPIDGNLREYRVTAHGEEERKLPLLIQPRLDWDAERRPQSVPADLGLATNVKLEQCVNLEPAEIEDLIPRVLRLIAEKAGVDWHPNYFTGTPHEYSSVTQYERYLRVMREFGRKIVNSDGIFHRLFHLLADQEGSKIVFSADNRDVVGYNHQLQLPTRAVSDMFPDGTRHGMQLKHYHPEHVRKDEKTDDGETDPLYHPKLGALFKKGLNDESIRWHEIDDLTQELEETLVNVLEWADIPTKGSTSFISDWHFDANSRSEQDVALFEDPTPAVEASQESVLISTLTRLSDRDTDVLERVVRTDGGLHVGEIATETEWSTSTIYRALRKLDDLLENENGNVSFISAKIRDRVRELVSQLDETVEATTRIIEDTLRVDPRDLERQGRAWQNWLTRYGAELVRDGEQPSENAKIRLREILSVYKSDSYENIGEILEYGKISWIKAGRDPAVFENATVVFDDPEGTTVANKARLLISKYAPG, from the coding sequence GTGAACGCCGATCACCCGGCGACCGCGGCACACGAGATTCGCGGCTATCTCACCTACAGCGACTACGGCGATTCGCCGTACTGGCAGTGGGGAAAGGTCGTCGCCGCATTCGACGGCGGCCGGAAAGACATCAACCTCGAGCTCGACGGTGAACGGTGGGTCGTCTCGGTTGGCTACCAGAACGGTGGCCTCGAGCCCCGCCCGTCCGATCCGATCGACGGGAACCTTCGCGAGTACCGCGTCACCGCACACGGCGAGGAGGAGCGCAAACTACCACTGTTGATTCAGCCCCGACTCGACTGGGACGCCGAACGCCGCCCCCAGTCGGTCCCGGCCGACCTTGGGCTCGCGACGAACGTCAAACTCGAGCAGTGCGTGAACCTCGAGCCCGCGGAGATTGAAGACCTCATCCCGCGTGTGTTGCGGTTGATCGCCGAGAAGGCGGGTGTCGACTGGCACCCGAACTATTTCACCGGCACACCGCACGAGTATTCGTCCGTCACACAGTACGAGCGCTACCTTCGCGTGATGCGCGAATTCGGGCGGAAGATCGTCAACAGCGACGGAATCTTTCACCGACTGTTCCATCTACTCGCCGACCAGGAAGGCTCGAAGATCGTCTTCTCAGCCGACAATCGGGATGTCGTTGGATACAACCACCAGTTGCAGCTACCGACTCGCGCGGTTTCCGATATGTTTCCGGACGGCACGCGCCACGGAATGCAGCTGAAACACTACCACCCCGAGCACGTTCGGAAAGACGAGAAAACCGACGACGGGGAGACAGACCCGCTGTACCACCCGAAACTCGGTGCGTTGTTCAAGAAGGGGCTCAACGACGAATCGATCCGCTGGCACGAGATCGACGACCTAACCCAGGAACTCGAGGAGACGCTGGTCAACGTGCTCGAATGGGCGGACATCCCGACAAAGGGCTCAACGTCGTTCATCTCGGATTGGCACTTCGACGCGAACAGCCGATCGGAGCAAGACGTAGCACTGTTCGAAGATCCGACGCCAGCAGTGGAGGCCAGTCAGGAATCGGTCTTAATCTCGACGTTGACCCGTCTCTCCGACCGGGACACCGACGTACTCGAGCGAGTCGTACGAACGGACGGCGGGCTGCACGTCGGCGAGATCGCGACCGAAACCGAGTGGTCGACGTCGACGATTTACCGAGCGCTTCGAAAACTCGACGACCTGCTCGAGAACGAGAACGGAAACGTCTCGTTCATCTCGGCGAAGATTCGCGATCGCGTTCGTGAACTCGTCAGCCAGCTCGACGAGACGGTTGAAGCTACCACACGAATTATAGAAGACACGCTTCGGGTCGATCCACGCGACCTCGAGCGCCAGGGTCGTGCCTGGCAGAACTGGCTGACCCGCTACGGTGCCGAATTGGTTCGTGACGGTGAGCAACCCAGCGAGAACGCGAAAATTCGCCTTCGAGAGATCCTCTCTGTATACAAATCCGATTCGTACGAGAACATCGGTGAAATCCTCGAGTACGGTAAAATCTCGTGGATCAAAGCAGGCCGTGATCCGGCTGTCTTCGAGAATGCGACGGTTGTCTTCGACGATCCCGAGGGAACCACGGTTGCGAACAAAGCGCGGCTGTTGATTTCGAAGTACGCGCCGGGCTGA